One genomic segment of Fusobacterium sp. includes these proteins:
- a CDS encoding class I SAM-dependent methyltransferase has product MKNLSKTFFIPLYFKYKESINDKRIYDGEAVNFFKNNPDIIKDELKDIDIDKESFERIIKRTLDIDKFLIEILSKEKIDFIFNIGCGLDFRNRRLETKNIPWYNIDLPEVIDYRKEMVSSYPNEYNISGNILEAGFWDKFPTGRGIFIFEGILMFFEKEEVYKTLKNIIEKFQNSFYIIHTFPEKELIIKSINALSKENLIKWRNSNTEILEEDLKLVYLRGENLSTEKVAKDFRINLYKN; this is encoded by the coding sequence ATGAAAAATTTATCAAAAACTTTTTTTATACCATTATATTTTAAGTATAAAGAATCAATTAATGATAAAAGAATATATGATGGAGAGGCAGTAAATTTTTTTAAAAATAATCCTGATATTATAAAAGATGAACTGAAAGATATAGATATTGACAAAGAATCCTTTGAAAGAATAATAAAAAGAACACTGGATATTGATAAATTTTTAATTGAAATTTTAAGTAAAGAGAAAATAGATTTTATTTTTAATATAGGCTGTGGACTGGACTTTCGTAATAGAAGATTGGAGACAAAAAATATACCTTGGTATAATATTGATCTTCCAGAAGTAATAGACTATAGAAAAGAAATGGTTTCTTCATATCCAAATGAGTATAATATTTCAGGAAATATTTTAGAAGCTGGATTCTGGGATAAATTTCCAACAGGAAGAGGAATATTTATATTTGAAGGAATTCTAATGTTTTTTGAAAAAGAAGAAGTATATAAAACTTTGAAAAATATTATTGAAAAATTTCAAAATTCATTTTATATAATTCACACTTTCCCTGAAAAAGAATTAATAATAAAATCAATTAATGCCTTAAGCAAAGAGAATCTTATTAAATGGAGAAACAGTAATACTGAAATACTAGAAGAAGACTTAAAATTAGTATATCTTAGAGGAGAAAATCTCAGTACTGAAAAAGTGGCAAAGGATTTTAGGATAAATTTATATAAAAATTAA
- a CDS encoding aminotransferase class I/II-fold pyridoxal phosphate-dependent enzyme: MKCFIADKFKERNYSMGNKKGSKTCSLPLINLGIGDLDIHTDEHLIELTMADAKKGHTHYTDSYGYLELREEICRYHKENFKNYDFSPKDIMITTGACHALYLVFKSILNKGEEAILLAPFFPVYADQIKLSDGVPVIVETKIENNFQIIKEDLEKAITPKTKCIVANSPSNPTGVCYSIESMNVIKEISEKYDLLVIADDVYDFYSYEKTFIPIITLDGMKERTISVCSFSKNFAMTGWRIGYAISQVPELISCINYINEAIIYSAPAVSQRCAIHALKNFEKQRKKLVPIFKERVEYCYERVKKISFLDCFKAQGGIYLFLNIEKTGMTSEEFTDFLLEKCNIIVVNGTPFGVKGFVRIACTLEISKLAEAFDRIENMISL; this comes from the coding sequence ATGAAATGTTTTATTGCAGATAAATTTAAAGAAAGAAATTACTCTATGGGAAATAAAAAAGGATCAAAAACCTGCTCTCTCCCTCTTATTAATCTTGGAATAGGAGATTTAGATATACATACTGATGAACATCTGATTGAGCTAACTATGGCTGATGCTAAAAAAGGGCACACTCACTACACTGATTCATATGGTTATCTTGAATTAAGAGAAGAAATATGCAGATACCATAAAGAAAACTTTAAAAATTATGATTTTTCTCCTAAAGATATTATGATAACTACTGGAGCATGTCATGCACTTTATCTTGTATTTAAAAGTATTCTTAATAAAGGAGAAGAGGCAATACTTCTTGCACCTTTTTTTCCAGTGTATGCTGACCAGATAAAATTATCTGATGGAGTTCCTGTAATTGTAGAAACAAAAATTGAAAATAATTTCCAAATAATAAAAGAAGATTTAGAAAAAGCAATAACACCAAAAACAAAGTGTATAGTTGCAAATTCTCCATCTAACCCCACTGGTGTTTGCTACAGTATAGAAAGTATGAATGTCATCAAAGAAATCTCTGAAAAATATGACCTTTTGGTTATTGCTGATGATGTTTATGATTTTTATTCATATGAAAAAACTTTTATTCCAATCATCACTTTAGATGGAATGAAAGAAAGAACTATATCTGTATGTAGTTTTTCTAAAAATTTTGCTATGACTGGTTGGAGAATCGGATATGCTATTTCTCAAGTTCCTGAACTCATAAGTTGTATTAACTATATAAATGAAGCCATTATTTACAGTGCACCTGCTGTATCTCAAAGATGTGCTATCCATGCTCTTAAAAACTTTGAAAAACAGAGAAAGAAACTTGTTCCTATATTTAAAGAAAGAGTTGAATACTGCTATGAGAGAGTAAAAAAAATATCCTTCCTTGACTGTTTCAAAGCACAAGGAGGAATATACCTATTTTTAAATATTGAAAAAACTGGAATGACTTCTGAAGAATTTACAGATTTTCTTTTAGAAAAATGTAATATAATAGTTGTAAATGGTACTCCTTTTGGAGTAAAGGGATTTGTAAGAATAGCTTGTACTCTTGAAATATCAAAACTTGCAGAAGCTTTTGACAGGATAGAGAATATGATATCTTTATAA